One Triticum dicoccoides isolate Atlit2015 ecotype Zavitan chromosome 5B, WEW_v2.0, whole genome shotgun sequence genomic window carries:
- the LOC119305494 gene encoding ankyrin-3-like — protein sequence MAARRGDWGQLEHLLGQKDDAAAAPQPAPVRPARHDVIVHIEEAINVESASTVTSADAVTVARDSLLHVVASRGDAHQFLQSATVIYDRARHLLDARNGTGDTPLHCAARAGWGGMVAHLVDLARRAENGGGDQKVKAMLRMQNEQGETVLHEAVRLGSRDMVARLMSEDPQLARVPPADGASPLYLAVSLDHDDIARQLYQNDKGLSYSGPDGRNALHVAALKGKETIKMLLEWNKDLIRQADQSTRSTPLHFAASWGEHEVISILLDADQSAAYQADINGSFPIHVAAYAKKVKAVSVLLDGRRDCAELRDANGRTFLHVAILEESQSVVTYACKLQRKKFASSVMNMQDKDGNTALHLAIQMGNVWIFGPLMKNREVKLNMRNNKGQTPLDLSWITTPAGVHYGLNPRIMIYMLLQDAGAKNGTFRGDHFHKEHIVLLDPKEEAQKITDSPQTIGIASVLIATVAFTAAFALPGGYRADDHPNGGTPTLARHYAFDVFIIANTLAFICACLSITSLMYAGVTTVDIRTRMISFVISVTFMAGSARSLGAAFVFGLYVVLAVVARTTSIASCAITALVLVDAVWAFSMVANGELILLKRLGVQAWWRLPWAILLTFLSQFWPYIVIAGVLIFYKVDRVH from the exons ATGGCCGCGCGCCGCGGCGACTGGGGGCAGCTCGAGCATCTCCTTGGCCAAAAGGACGATGCAGCAGCGGCGCCCCAGCCGGCACCAGTGCGACCGGCACGTCATGATGTAATCGTCCACATCGAGGAAGCCATCAATGTCGAATCGGCATCCACAGTGACCTCGGCCGACGCGGTAACCGTGGCGCGGGACTCCCTCCTCCACGTGGTCGCGTCGCGGGGAGACGCGCATCAGTTCCTGCAAAGCGCGACAGTGATCTACGACAGGGCCCGTCACCTGCTCGACGCCCGGAACGGCACCGGCGACACGCCACTGCACTGCGCCGCCCGGGCAGGGTGGGGTGGGATGGTCGCTCATCTCGTGGATCTCGCGAGAAGAGCCGAGAATGGCGGCGGCGACCAGAAGGTGAAGGCGATGCTGAGGATGCAGAACGAGCAGGGAGAGACGGTGCTACACGAGGCGGTCCGTTTAGGCAGCAGGGACATGGTCGCCCGGCTGATGTCGGAGGACCCCCAGCTAGCTCGAGTTCCGCCGGCCGATGGCGCCTCGCCGCTATATTTGGCTGTCTCGCTGGATCACGACGACATTGCACGCCAGCTCTATCAGAACGACAAAGGGCTCTCGTACTCTGGGCCAGACGGGCGAAATGCCTTGCATGTAGCCGCTCTCAAGGGCAAAG AGACAATAAAAATGCTATTGGAATGGAACAAGGATCTCATCAGACAAGCAGACCAATCCACTAGAAGCACGCCTCTCCACTTCGCGGCATCATGGGGGGAGCACGAGGTGATCAGCATATTGTTGGATGCTGATCAATCCGCAGCGTATCAGGCAGACATCAACGGATCGTTTCCCATACACGTGGCGGCGTATGCGAAGAAAGTCAAGGCCGTCTCCGTCTTGCTCGACGGTCGTCGGGACTGCGCCGAGCTACGCGATGCCAATGGCAGGACCTTCCTCCACGTGGCCATCCTCGAGGAGAGCCAGTCAGTGGTGACGTATGCCTGCAAGCTGCAGAGAAAGAAATTCGCATCATCAGTGATGAACATGCAGGACAAGGACGGCAACACCGCGCTGCATCTCGCGATCCAGATGGGGAACGTGTGGATCTTCGGCCCTTTGATGAAAAACCGCGAGGTTAAGCTGAATATGAGAAACAACAAGGGCCAAACGCCGCTCGATCTCTCATGGATCACGACACCTGCAGGAGTTCATTACGGATTG AACCCAAGAATTATGATATATATGTTACTTCAAGATGCCGGCGCAAAGAATGGCACATTTAGAGGCGATCACTTCCACAAAGAACATATTGTTCTGCTAGACCCGAAGGAAGAAGCGCAAAAGATAACCGACTCCCCACAGACTATCGGCATCGCCTCCGTTCTGATCGCGACGGTCGCCTTCACCGCAGCCTTCGCCCTGCCTGGTGGCTACCGAGCGGATGACCATCCGAATGGCGGCACGCCGACGCTGGCTAGGCACTACGCGTTCGACGTGTTCATCATCGCCAACACGCTGGCCTTCATCTGCGCGTGCCTATCCATCACCAGCCTCATGTACGCGGGGGTCACCACCGTGGACATCCGCACCCGCATGATCTCCTTCGTCATCTCGGTCACGTTCATGGCCGGCTCGGCGAGGAGCCTCGGCGCCGCCTTTGTGTTCGGGCTATACGTGGTGCTGGCCGTGGTCGCGCGCACGACGTCCATCGCGTCGTGCGCGATCACGGCTCTCGTGTTGGTCGATGCTGTGTGGGCCTTCTCGATGGTGGCCAACGGGGAGCTGATCCTGCTGAAGCGGCTTGGAGTTCAGGCATGGTGGAGGTTGCCATGGGCGATTCTGCTCACCTTTCTATCGCAGTTCTGGCCTTACATTGTGATCGCTGGCGTGCTAATATTTTACAAGGTTGATAGAGTGCATTGA